Proteins encoded by one window of Cylindrospermum stagnale PCC 7417:
- the psbM gene encoding photosystem II reaction center protein PsbM, which produces MQVNELGFVASILFVLVPTVFLLILYIQTASREGGKDS; this is translated from the coding sequence ATGCAAGTAAATGAGCTTGGGTTCGTAGCGAGCATTTTGTTCGTACTAGTTCCCACCGTGTTTTTACTAATTCTTTACATCCAAACTGCTAGCCGTGAAGGTGGAAAAGATAGTTAA
- a CDS encoding helix-turn-helix domain-containing protein yields the protein MKSYSVDLREKIVAAHIQKNISIRKVANIFSVSKSLVQKLVKQQKLEGNLQPKPRGKPQFSHLTNADIDLRELVEAHPDATLIELCELFADKTGNWVGRSAMCSALQKLGLNRKKKQRGVPKQGQKEY from the coding sequence ATGAAGTCATACTCTGTCGACCTTCGAGAAAAAATAGTGGCGGCGCATATTCAGAAAAACATATCAATCAGGAAAGTAGCTAATATATTTTCTGTGTCAAAAAGTTTAGTACAAAAGCTTGTAAAACAACAAAAACTTGAGGGAAATTTACAACCCAAACCGCGAGGAAAACCACAATTTAGTCATCTGACAAATGCGGACATAGATTTAAGAGAATTAGTTGAAGCACATCCAGATGCAACATTGATAGAGTTATGTGAATTATTTGCAGACAAGACTGGTAATTGGGTAGGTCGAAGTGCAATGTGTTCCGCATTACAGAAATTAGGATTAAATCGTAAAAAAAAACAACGCGGAGTACCCAAGCAGGGACAGAAAGAGTACTGA
- a CDS encoding universal stress protein, giving the protein MIEKILLAVSGLGHAEEMLKTLKQVPSIQSAKVTVLHVVPSQSTTEAMTAKWEEGGKILANAIVSLNLDPSQVSSILRQGDPKDVVCQIADEMEADLIIMGSRGLKRLQSILANSVSQYVFQLSSRPMLLVKDDIYVKRIKRVMVAIDNSDAAKKCLDLALFLLRGIPEGQLILANVTQDLNGKTTEITDIKPDKNSALAAAVTAAENQGVSTRCVRSSGKPGEEICRLAKELNTDLLLLGSPDRRPSIAKSFVDIDRLLGASLSDYVRVNATCPVLLARTVA; this is encoded by the coding sequence ATGATAGAAAAAATTTTGCTGGCTGTCTCTGGATTGGGACACGCGGAAGAAATGCTCAAGACGTTGAAACAGGTGCCATCAATCCAATCTGCCAAAGTTACAGTTTTGCATGTTGTGCCTAGCCAAAGTACCACTGAGGCGATGACAGCTAAATGGGAAGAAGGTGGCAAAATTCTGGCTAATGCTATTGTGTCTTTGAATTTAGACCCCAGCCAGGTTTCTTCAATTTTGCGGCAAGGTGACCCCAAAGATGTTGTTTGTCAAATAGCTGATGAAATGGAAGCTGACTTGATTATTATGGGTTCACGGGGACTGAAGCGGCTGCAATCGATTTTAGCAAACTCGGTCAGTCAGTATGTTTTCCAATTGTCTTCTCGCCCCATGTTGCTAGTCAAAGATGACATTTATGTCAAAAGAATTAAGCGCGTTATGGTGGCAATAGACAATTCAGACGCGGCCAAGAAATGCTTGGATTTGGCTCTGTTTTTGCTGCGTGGTATTCCGGAAGGGCAGTTAATTTTGGCTAATGTAACTCAAGACTTAAACGGCAAAACTACGGAAATTACGGATATTAAGCCAGATAAAAATTCGGCTTTGGCAGCCGCAGTTACAGCAGCCGAAAACCAAGGTGTGTCAACTCGTTGTGTTCGTAGTAGTGGCAAACCTGGTGAAGAAATTTGTCGCTTGGCGAAGGAATTGAATACGGACTTATTGCTGCTTGGTTCTCCAGATCGTCGTCCGTCTATTGCTAAGAGTTTTGTGGATATAGACAGACTCTTGGGGGCTTCTTTGTCTGACTATGTTCGAGTTAATGCCACTTGTCCTGTGTTGTTGGCGCGGACTGTGGCTTAA
- a CDS encoding transposase: protein MNLRLNYWDQVKNIKPENLVFLDETGILLGLKRTHARSQLGTRAYSLNPFYRGSKVTVIGAISIKKVVALMTMNDSMDGNAFEVFVSKFLVPQLWSGAVVVMDNLSTHKRDSIVPMIEAVGASVLSLSSYSPDFNPIELWWSQLKFFLRSFAPTTTEMVDKLISVALDLINPLHLRNWFASCCYCTS from the coding sequence CTGAATTTAAGATTAAATTATTGGGATCAGGTCAAAAATATAAAACCAGAAAATTTAGTATTTCTTGACGAAACTGGTATCCTACTTGGTTTAAAAAGGACTCATGCCCGTTCACAATTGGGAACAAGAGCTTACTCTCTCAACCCCTTCTATCGGGGTTCAAAGGTTACAGTAATTGGAGCCATTAGTATTAAAAAAGTAGTGGCATTAATGACAATGAATGATTCAATGGATGGCAACGCATTTGAAGTATTTGTATCTAAGTTTTTAGTGCCGCAGTTATGGTCAGGGGCAGTGGTAGTAATGGATAATTTATCCACACATAAACGAGATTCAATTGTGCCAATGATTGAAGCTGTCGGCGCTTCAGTCCTAAGTTTATCATCATACTCTCCTGATTTTAATCCAATTGAATTATGGTGGTCACAACTCAAATTTTTCTTACGTAGTTTTGCTCCAACTACAACAGAAATGGTTGATAAACTAATCTCAGTTGCGCTCGACTTAATAAATCCTCTGCATTTAAGAAACTGGTTTGCTAGTTGCTGCTACTGTACCTCATAA
- a CDS encoding DUF6714 family protein, translating into MARDFRGKDWKKIPLETLRYNADSLFFFTPQAYRFYLPAYLLASIQFYREADIITNNFVHSLTAPEEQGSEMKRFFFRVSFFSLTQKSAIRSFLKFLLTEHSGDFPLGDINTAIERF; encoded by the coding sequence ATTGCCAGAGATTTTAGAGGCAAAGACTGGAAAAAAATACCTCTAGAAACACTACGGTATAATGCTGATAGCTTATTCTTTTTTACTCCACAAGCTTACCGCTTTTATTTACCAGCTTATCTTCTCGCTTCAATACAATTTTATCGTGAAGCAGATATTATCACTAACAACTTTGTTCATAGTTTAACGGCTCCTGAAGAGCAGGGATCTGAAATGAAGCGATTCTTTTTTCGAGTTAGTTTCTTCAGTTTAACTCAAAAATCAGCTATTAGATCATTTTTGAAGTTCTTGTTGACTGAACATTCCGGCGACTTTCCACTGGGCGATATAAACACAGCAATTGAAAGATTTTAG